GGGCTGGAACTGATACCACATCCAACACACTACTTACAGCAATTCTCTACCTCATGGTTCATCCGGACATCCAGAGTGTGAACTTTAAAATTGTCCATTGCATTATCTTCTAAACCTGTTTATTAAATCAATgttgaacttttgatatttttgccCAAATTGGCAGGTTGAATGAATCTCATAATAGTGCCATACATGCTTTGTTTCTAGAGAGATGCCAGCAGGAGATTGATGAGGTTCTGGAGGGAAAATCTGAGGTATCATTCGAGGACAGACACAACATGCCATACATACAAGCTGTGATTCATGAGTGTCAACGTGTTGCCAACACTGTGCCTCTGAGTGTGTTCCACTGTACCACAAGAGATACTGAACTGATGAACTATACCATCCCAAAGGTGACGATTTTAATTGCTTTGACTTCACCATTCCGCTACACATGTTAATCTCTGTTTTTTATTTCCCTGTGTTCCAGAGAACTCTGATCATTCCCAACCTGTCCTCAGTGTTGAGTGAAGAAGGCCAGTGGAAGTTTCCTCATGATTTTAATCCATCAAACTTCCTAAATGAACAGGGACAGTTTGAGAAGCCTGAGGCCTTCTTACCTTTTTCGTCTGGTGAGAACTCAGGAGTGAAAAGACACTGCAAACTTAATTTAACCCTTATTTAACCAAACCAGAGATTAATTCATTTGACAAAAAGCAAATCTACATTTATGTATTCTGTCTATGTGTAGGGCCTCGTGTATGTCTCGGTGAAAGTCTGGCTCGCATGGAGCTCTTCCTCTTCTTGGTTACTCTGCTGCGCCGCTTTCAGTTCATTTGGCCTGAAGATGCAAGAGAACCAGATTTCACTCCTGTGTTTGGGCTAACAATAACACCCAAACCGTACAGGATGGAATTTAGGCTGAGAGAACCAGCAAGAGAAATGTAGACCCAGTATACAGTATATCTGCATACAGAAAATATCTTTATGGCTATTGAAGAAATGAGCCTGTCCTCATGGGCATGTGATAGTTGTTCTAGTGTTAATGTTACGTTATAATTAACATGGTGATTG
The Neoarius graeffei isolate fNeoGra1 chromosome 8, fNeoGra1.pri, whole genome shotgun sequence genome window above contains:
- the LOC132891019 gene encoding cytochrome P450 2D9-like, with protein sequence MKNPLKDFEKLYDALPVVRSLPLPFKKAFDNHSRLKSLTANMINKHKTTRVPGKLRDFVDCYLDELDKRDSESTFSEEQLVAYVMNLHGAGTDTTSNTLLTAILYLMVHPDIQKRCQQEIDEVLEGKSEVSFEDRHNMPYIQAVIHECQRVANTVPLSVFHCTTRDTELMNYTIPKRTLIIPNLSSVLSEEGQWKFPHDFNPSNFLNEQGQFEKPEAFLPFSSGPRVCLGESLARMELFLFLVTLLRRFQFIWPEDAREPDFTPVFGLTITPKPYRMEFRLREPAREM